CACGCCGATGGTGGTGGTAACTGCGGTCAGCACCAAAGCAAACAGCAGGGAATCGCGGAAGCCGTACACCAATCTTGCCAATACGTCGCGGCCGCGATCGTCGGTGCCCAGCAGGTGGTTGGCGGAGGGCGGCGCGGGATCGGGCAGCGTGTCGAAGTCGTTTAAGGTGTTGGCGGCGTAGGGATTCACCGGATAAACCGCACGGTTGCCGCCACCGGTGATGTTGTGTTTGATAAGCGGGTCGAGATAGTCGGCGGCGGTGTCGAAATCGCCGCCGAAATCTTTGTCGTGATAGGTTTTGAAAATGGGAAAGTAGTGGCGGCCTTCGTAGCTCACCCACAAGGGCTTGTCGTTGCTCCACAAGGGTGCGAGCAAGGCGGCGGCAAAAAGCAGCAGCAGGATAATCAGGCTGATGCTGCCGCGCTTGTGTTTTTTAAAGGATTGCCAGGCTTTTGCGGCTAAGATGTTTCGCATAAGTCTCCGTTTTGGTCTATGCCTGTCTGAAAGGCTATTTCCGGCCGCCGAAATGGATGCGCGGGTCAACCCATGAATAGGAAATGTCGGTAAGCAGCTTGGCCAAGAGCCCCATCAGGGTAAACACATAGAGCGTGCCCATTACCACGGGATAATCACGTTTCATCACGGATTCGTAGGAAAGCAGGCCGAGGCCGTCGAGCGAAAACAGGGTTTCAATCAGCAGGCTGCCGGTGAAAAATGCGCCGATAAATGCGGCGGGAAAGCCGGTTACCAGCGGAATCATGGCGTTGCGGAAGATGTGTTTGGTGAGAATGTGTTTTTCAGACAGGCCTTTGGCGCGCGCGGTGTACACATATTGGCGGCGGATTTCTTCGAGAAACACGTTTTTGGTCAACACGGTAACCACAGCCAGATTGCCGGCCACCGAAGCGGTTATCGGCAGCGTGATATGCCAGAGGTAATCTTTGATTTTGCCCGCGGTGCTCAGTTCGTCCCAATTGCTGCCGGTTAAGCCGCCTTGCGGAAACCAAGCGAAAAAACTGCCTCCGCCAAACAGCACCAGCAGCACCAAACCCAACACAAAAGCGGGCACGGTGTAGCCCACCAGAATTACGATGCCGCTCAAAGCATCAAAGCGCGTGCCGTCTTTTACCGCGCGCATAATGCCCAAGGGCACGGAAATCAGGTAGGTAAGAAAAAACGTCCACAGCCCCAAGCTCATGGAAACGGGCAGTTTTTCTTTCACCAGTTCCAACACGGTTTGATGGTGGAAAAAGCTTTCGCCCAAGTCAAAGCGGGCAAACTTCGCCACCATTTCGCCAAAGCGCTGCAAAGGCGGCTTGTCGAAACCGTAGAGCGCATTCAGCTTCGCCATATCCTCGGCGTTTAGGCGGTTGCCGCTGCGGTTGATGCCCACGCCGCTGCCCTGCGCCGCTTCGCTAATCATGCCCGCGCCGGTCAGCCGGTCAACCATTTGGTCTACCGGGCCGCCGGGCACAAATTGGATGATGGCAAACGTAATCGCCAAAATCCCCAAAAGCGTGGGAACCAGCAGCAGCAAACGCTGGATGATGTATCGGAGCATACAGCCAATCCTTGTTAACCAAATGCCTGTCTGAACACGCCTCAGGGTTTTCAGACAGGCATCTGCTTAGTTTTTATTGAGCAAAATCATTTCGACCAGCACGTTTTTAAACACAAATCCGAGCACGCCCAAGCCCAATACCAAAAAGAGCATAAACATGCCGAATTTACCCGCTTTGGATTTTTTGCCCAAATCCCACACAATAAAGCCCAAAAAGACCACCAACACGGTCAGGCCGATGCGCAAAGACCAAGTTGAGAACTCCGCTTCAGTCATTATCCTTATCCTTTCTTGATTCCGGCCGCCTCGCGCAATGTAACCGGTCGGGCGCAATACCAGCCGCAAGCGCATTTTACCAGCATCAACAGGGTCATAACAGCCAGCGCCATATTCCATGATTGTGTTTTGTCAAACAGCCAGCCGGCGCCCACAGGCCCGGTTGCCGCCAACAAATAGCCCACTGTTTGCGCCATACCCGAAAGCATGGCCGCTTCGGCCGCCGAATCGGTGCGCTGCACGAATAAAAGCAAGCACAAAGTAAACGTACCCGCCACGCCCGCGCCGAGGCAGAACACCCATAAAGCCGTTGCATAAGGCAGCAGCCAAAGCCCCGCCATGCCGATTAAACTCAAAAATGTTACCGACAGCACCAACAAGCGCTGGTTACGCATTCTCACGGAAAACGTGGTTACGCAGAAAATCGCCGGTAAAGCCGCCATCTGCATCAACATTGCATAATATCCGGCTTCGTCGGCGCTCACGCCCCGGTCGGCCAGAATGGTGGGCAGCCAGGCTGAAAACGTGTAATACAGCAGTGACTGCATGCCCATCAAAATGCTGATTGCCCAAGCAAGCTTATTGCGCCACACAGACACCACCTGCTCCTGCTCCGCCGCGCCCGCCACCGGCATATGCCCCTGCTTCACACGCAAAACCAGCCACACCGCCAAAGCCAGCATCACCGGCAACACCCACATATTCAAAGACATCTGCCAGCCCACGCGGTGCGCCACAGGCACGGCAACAGCCGCAGACAAAGCCGCGGTCAGGCTCATGGTTACGCTGTAAAGCGCAGTAAACCGCCCCACATGCGAAGGCAGGCTGCGCTTAATCACGCCGGAGACCAACACGTTGCCCATCGCAATGCCCACCGACAAAATCAGCGTACCCGCCAGCATCAATACCGGCGACATGCCCGCCGTGCGCAACACAATCCCTGCGCCCAAAGCCAAAAGTGCGCCGATCAGCACTTCTTCAAAACCGAAACGCCGCGCCAGCGGAGCGGCAAACGGCGAACAAAAAGCAAACACCAACACAGGCACCGTGCCGATAATGCCCATCAGAGTGCTGCCGCTGCCCATGTCCGCCTGAATCATTTTCACCAGCGGCCCCATCGACACAATGGGCGTGCGCAGGCAACAGGCTATCAGGAAGATAGCGGCGATGGTAAGCAAAGTATATTTTTTGGCGGCAGACATGATGAAAGCTTTCAGACAGGCATAATGTTGATTAATAAAGCGTGTTTGAATATTTTCAGACAGGCATATCAGCTATGCCTGTCTGAAAACCGCATCACGACAATGCTTGTTTCAAATCGTTAATCAAATCATCGGGATGCTCCAAACCCACCGATAAGCGTACCAAGCCTTCTCCGATACCGGCTTCGCGCTTTTCTTCCGGCGCCATTTTGCCGTGTGTGGTTGTCCACGGGTGGCAGATGGTGGAGCGCACATCGCCCAAGTTGGCCGTTCTGGAAAAAATTTTCACGGAATCAATTACTTTCCATGCAAGCTCGGCATTTTTTACTTCAAAGCCAATCACAGTGCCGCCCGAAGCCTGCTGTTTTTTCACCAAATCTGCCTGCGGATGGTCGGCAAAACCGGCGTAATACACTTTTTCCACCTGCGGCTGCACGCGGAGCCAATCTGCAATCTGCGCAGCATTGCGGCTTTGCTCGTTCATCCGCACGGCCAGAGTTTCCAAACCGCTGAGCAGCACCCAAGCATGAAACGGCGACATCGAAATGCCGGCGGCATTCATATAAACCTGAACCTGCTTCATCAATTCAGCGCTGCCTACCACCACACCGCCCTGCACCCTGCCCTGGCCGTCGATGCCCTTGGTGGCCGACTCCACCGACAAATCGACACCGAAACGCAAAGGCTGCTGTAAAGCAGGCGTACACAAGCTGTTATCCACCACCAAAAGCGCGCCTGCGTCATGCGCCACTTTGGCAAGTGCCTCCAAATCGGCCACTTCGCCCAAGGGATTGGAAGGCGTTTCCAAAAACAGGATTTTGGTATTCGGCTTCAATGCGGCCCGCCATTCGGCCACATCGGTGGGCGAAACCAGCGTTACCTCAATGCCGAAGCGCGTAACATGGTTCATGATAAAGCCCATAGTGGTGCCGAACAGGCTGCGGCTGGCAATCATATGGTCGCCTGCGTTGAGAAAAGTCAACAAAGCTGCCTGAATCGCAGCCATGCCCGTAGCCGTCGAAACCGCTTGTTCCCCACACTCAAGATAAGCCATCCGTTTATTGAACGCGCTCACGGTCGGGTTGGCCGTGCGGCTGTAGGTATAACCGCTCTGCTTTCCTGAAAACAAGGCTTCGGCGGCGGCCGCATCCTGCCACATAAAGCTGCTGGTTAAAAACAGGGCTTGGTTGTGTTCGTTAAATTCGGTTTGCTCTTTAGCGCCCCGTATGGCCAGGGTTTGGGGGTGAAGCTCACTCATGATTGTTTTCCTTTATTCTTTTCTTTACAAAAGGGAGCAACGATTTTGCGCTTATTTTAAGGCGATTTCAAGGCACTTTGCGGCAGACAGAAAGGAAAATAACCGCGCGCGCCTGACGCAGGTTTTGCAATTGTCATTAAAATCATCAACAAGGCTTGAAAAGCGGGTAGTCGAATATAGCCAACCAACTTACATAATAAAAATACCTTCATACTCGGGCTTGACCCGAGTATCTCCTAAAGTTAGCGGAACTCAAGATACTCGGGTCAAGCCCGAGTATGACGAACGTACTATTTTTAAATTGATTCACTTATCAATAAGAAAAATCGGCCGGCACACAACAATGCCTGTCTGAAAATGCTTTTCAGACAGGCATTGTTGACGAATCAGGCACAATGAACCGATATTGCAAGCCGTCAATCCAAATGCGCCGAGCTTTGCGCCAGAATCGTACGCTTGCCGTTTGGTTCGGCAGCTGAGATCACACCGTTTGCCTCCATCATATCAAACAGCGTGGCGGCACGGTTATAACCGATCCGCAAGTGGCGCTGGAGGTTGGAAATGCTCGGTTTTTGCGTTCTGAGAATGGTTGCCACCGCTTCATCATAAAGCTCGTCGCGGTCGTTATTTCCGCCCGGCGCGTTGCTGAATACATCGTCGCCGCCCACTCCTGCGCTCAAAATATCATCAATATAATCCGGCTCGCCGAATTGTTTCAGATATTCCGCTACGGCATGCACTTCGCTATCTTGAACAAATGCGCCGTGAACGCGCTTGGGATAACCCGTGCCCGGCGGCAGAAACAGCATATCGCCCTGCCCGAGCAGGTTTTCCGCACCCATTTGATCGAGGATGGTACGGCTGTCCACTTTGCTCGACACTTGGAAGGCAATGCGGGTGGGAATATTGGCCTTGATCAAACCCGTAATCACATCCACACTCGGGCGCTGGGTGGCCAAAATCAGATGAATGCCCGCCGCACGTGCTTTCTGGGCAAGACGGGCAATCAATTCTTCGATTTTCTTGCCCGCCGTCATCATCAAATCGGCAAACTCGTCCACCACCACCACGATAAACGGCAGTTTTTCCAGCGGCTCTGGGTCATCCGGCGTGAGGGTAAACGGATTGGTGATTTTCTCGCCCCGAGAGGCAGCTTCTACAATTTTCTGGTTGAACCCAGCCAAATTGCGCACGCCCAAATGGCTCATCAGGCGGTAGCGTTTTTCCATTTCGTTCACACACCAATTCAGCGCGTTGGCCGCCAGCTTCATATCGGTTACCACCGGCGCCAGCAAGTGCGGAATGCCCTCGTAAATGCTCAATTCCAGCATTTTCGGGTCAATCATAATCATGCGCACGTCTTCCGGCGATGCTTTAAACAGCATGGAAAGAATCATGGCGTTCACGCCCACCGATTTGCCGGAACCTGTCGTACCCGCTACCAGCAGGTGCGGCGCTTTAGCCAAATCGGTTACAACCGGCTGGCCGGTAATGTCCTGCCCCAAAGCCAATGTCAGCTTGGAGCTGCTGTCGCGGAAAGCGGCCGAATTGAAAATTTCACTCAACCGGATTACTTGGCGGCGCGGATTGGGCAGCTCCAAACCCATACAGGTTTTGCCGGGTATGGTTTCCACCACGCGGATTGACGCCACGCCGAGCGAGCGGGCAAGGTCTTTTTCCAGATTCAGCACGGCATTGCCGCGCACGCCGACATCCGGCTCGATTTCATACCGCGTAATCACAGGGCCGGCATAAGCATCCAGCACCTTAACCTTCACCTTAAACTCGGCCAGTTTTTCTTCGATGGTAATGCTGTTTTCCAACATTGCCTCTTCACTCTGCGTTGCGGCGGCATCAAACTGCGGCGGCAACAGCAAGGATACATCCGGCAAAATCATGCCTGTCTGAACATGTTCTGCATGGTGCTCATGCTGTGGCACCATACCGGAAGCTTGTTCAAGCACTGGATTTTCAGACAGGCCCGTATCATTTTGGCTGTCGGTTTCATAACTTTCCGGCACTTGGTTGCTGCCAGCCTGCAAGGCGACAGGCTCCGTTATTTCCGGCGCGGATTCACTGATTAAGCGCTCGCGAATCAAAGAATCCGGTGAATCGGTAATATGCGCATTCACAACCGGCGCAGCAGCCTGCACGGGGTGGCTATCGCGGTTAAACACCGGCGGCTCGGGAATATCCACAACCGGTTTGGGTGTTTCGGGAACGGGCGGCGGCTCCACTACCGTAGCATTCGGCGCCGGCGGGGTACTGATTGCCGGCTGCTGCGCAGGCTTTTCAACATTGCGGGTTTTATAAAGAGGTACGGCAGCAGGTTTGTTCAAACCCGCCGCCACCATCGGACGCGGGCGCTGAACTTGCGTTACCTGCGCTTGCTCGATGCGCGTGGTTTCCGGTATTACGCTTTCATGCCCAGTACTGCTGGCCCGTCGGAAACGCCGCCCTGCGGGCAAGCCGTTGCGCACGCTGTTGAAAAAGATTTCTTCCAAAGGAATAGTATCCGGATTCTGATGGCCGGGATGTTCCGAAAGGGCTTGCGCGTGGCGGCGGTTATAGTGGGAAACACGCTGCCATTGCAGATTGGTTTGAATATCGGTTTCGTTAATCACCGTATGTTTTGAGGGCAGATGGCGCATTTCATGCGCTTCGGGGCGGTAGTTTTCGATATAGAGCTTGTTAACTTCAGCCAGTGTACGGGCGCGGGTGCGCACCACGGCAGGATCGTCCAATGTGATGGTTTTACGCGGCTCGGACGAGGCGGAATCTTGATAACCGGCGGCTTGTTCAAATTGCGGGCGCTCGGGTTCGTCTATCCACGGACTGCGGGTAGCTTCTTCAAGCGTAATCACGGGCAAGTCGGGAGCGGGCTTGTGCGGCTTACGCAACATTTTCGGATCCATATCGAAATCCACAATGTCAGGAACGGCGCGCGGCATTGCCAAACCGCTTTCAAACCCATCAAACGCCGTCATGTGCTTGGAATGCGAAAAGGCCGACTGCTCTTCTTCATGCTCGGCCAGATAAGAAGCAATCGAAAGATGGTTGCTGGAAGTACGCACAGGGTTGCGGCCGAGCATTTGGCGCAAACGGTCTGCCGCTTGCGTGCTGCTGTCCATATCGGGCACTTCGGCAAAGCCGGATTCCCTGTTCTGCATGTCTGCGAAAATAGGCAATTCATCCAGTTTGCCTTGCTCTTCAGGATCGAGTTTTCCCATCAGCGCATCCAGCTTGCGCACCCGTTTGGGCGCAACTTCCCTCAGTTTTTCCACCGTGCGCTCGTATACGGCCTGGCTTTCTTCTGCAGCTTTGCGGGTATCGCGGCTGTTTTGCAGATTGGGGCCGGCACCTCTGATTTCTTTGGCCTCTTTAACATTATCGGGCAAATCTGGACGCTCGTTTTGGTGGCGGCGGAGATAAGTCATCTCCATCTGCCACTCGCGCTCCTGACGGTGGCGGAACCATAACAGCCCGCCTATCGCCGCGATAAGAATAATGAGTAAAACAGTCCATAACATACAAAAGCAGCCTTCGCTTGATTTTCTGCAAAGCGGCTATTTTAGCGTGTTTTTAGGTTTTGCGCAGCGGTGCTGTGTGCGGCAGTATTCTTTCAGACAGGCATTCTTTTAGTATAATGCGCGCATCTTGAAGATAAGGTTGGATTATGAATTTTTCTGCCGAGTGGTTTGAACCTGCGTGGCTTTATGCCGCCGGATGCACGCTTTTTTTGGTGTTGGCGGCAACGGCGAAAAAAGCATGGGCCGTGCTGCAATACCGTCCGCGTGTGGCTGCCGTGGCGCTGATATGGCTGGCTTTGCTGTGGATTCTGCGCGCCGGTATAGACAGCGGACAATTGAGCGGTATGAATTATCATTTGCTCGGCATGAGCTTAGTTACATTGATGCTCGGCGCTCCTGCTGCGCTTTGGCTGGGGGCGCTGCTTTTTCTGCCCTATTTGATTATTACCGGCGGTTTTTCAACTTCGGGCGTGTTTGCACTTAACGCCTTGCTGCTTCTGCTGCCTCCTGTGTTGATATGCAGGCTGCTGCTCAGCTTGGTGCAGCGTTATCTGCCGCCGAATCTGTTTATTTATATCTTTGTGAACGGATTTATTGCCGCTGCCGTCGGTATGCTGTTTACCGGCGCACTGGTCGTAGCTGCATTGGAACATTCACTCGCTTTTCCGGGCGTGTCGCTTTGGGATGCTTCATTCAAAGTGTTTTTTCTGATTGCTTGGGGAGAAGCTTTTCTGAGCGGTATTCTGGCCGCCATTTTCGTTGCACTCGCCCCATCTATGCTGGCGACATTCGACGATACCCGCTATTTGCGTAGAAAAGCAGACATTTGGAAATAAAACAATGCCTGTCTGAACGGTTTTCAGACAGGCATTGCTTTGTCACGATACTCAATCTAACTTTAATCGGTTTTATCACCGATTTTGCTTTCTTCGCCTTTAAGCAGTTTCTCGATATTGCTTTTGTGTCTGAACAAAACCAGCAAAGCGATAATCAGCGTTGCCCGTTTCCATGAGCCGTAAGGCATCAAAAAATACGCGGCAATCGGGCTGAGCAGCGTTGCGGCCAGTGCCGCTAACGAAGATACTTTAAAACCAAAAGCCATCACGAGCCACACGGCAGCGCATACCAAAGCAGTAGGCCAAGACAACGCCAATAACACGCCTAACGCAGTGGCCACGCCTTTTCCGCCCTTAAAACCGAAAAACACCGGCCACATATGCCCCACCAACGCCGCCACAGCCACCGCAGCAATGGTTGCATCGCTCAAACCCAAGCTGTCTTGCAGCGCCAAAGCCAACCACACGGCAACCAGCCCCTTCAAGGCATCGCCCAAAAGCGTGAGAGCCGCCGCTTTTTTCTTACCGCTGCGCAATACGTTGGTTGCGCCCGGATTACCCGAACCGTAAGTTCTCGGATCGTCCATGCCGTATATTTTCGACACAATCACCGCAAAAGAAAGCGACCCGATCAGATAAGCCGCGACCACGGCCAGTAAATTTGCCAACATAATGGTGGTTTGCTTTAGAATAAGACCGCATCATTCTAACTGAAACGGTTGAAAAACAAAATGGATAAAATCTTTTTGCACGGTATGAAAGCTGAAACGCTCATCGGCGTGTACGCTTGGGAGCGCGAGCAAAAACAAACTCTGCTGCTGGACATAGACATCGGCGTGCCGCCGCAATCCGCAGCTTCCGACGATATAGCCGACACCATACATTATGCCGACGTATGCCAAGCCATCCGCCAAAGTTTGGGCCATCAGAATTTCATGCTGCTCGAAGCTTTAGCTGAACATGTGGCGGAGCTGGTTTTGCAAGATTTCGGCGCATTATGGGTGCGCGTCCGTGTCGTTAAGCCCGGCATATTGGAAGGAGTAAGGGAAACCGGTGTAGAAATAGAACGCTCGGCCTTATAACCGGAAAACTGTACTTTCAAGCCTGTCAAACCCGCATCCGTTCCGCACAGAATCAATCACGGCAATGCCTGTCTGAAATACCGTTCAAGCAGTTTTCAGACAGGCATATCAAAACAATCGGCAATAATTTTTAACAAACGGTATGTTTTAATACAACAATGTCGTAAACGGGTCTGTTTTTTTATATCTTTGATTTTGTTAAAAATGATGTTTCTGCTTTTTATTCACATCAGAATTATTTCAATCCAAATATTGTAACAATCAAAATTATTTTGGTATATTCCATTCCAAACAGAAGCCGAAGCGCACGGGGAAAATATGCGGTTCAAAACGCTTTACTTCTGAAACCACCAATTGATTAAAGTGCTTCTCTGAATGAAAGTACTGCCTGTCATTAAGTATGAATTATCTATAAACGATTCCTGACAGGTTTGGGTTGGCATCAGCCGTAAGTTTGGCCAGCCTTCGATTTCAGCTATTTGGCTTTATTTATAAGGGATATCAAAAATATGGTTAAAGCACGCAATGTGTCCGGTCTTGAAAAGCTCAATCAATCACCTTTCAAACGCTACCGCAAAGTAACCATATCCGTTGCACTGTTGCTGGCGCTGGTATCAGGCGTGATGTTTACGGGCAACAGGATTTCAGAACAAATCAAAATTAACCAAGCCCAGATTGATGCAGCAGGTACGCTAAGCGACAGCGCCTACAACATTCTCTCATCCACCCAAGTATTGCAAA
This portion of the Neisseria canis genome encodes:
- a CDS encoding dihydroneopterin aldolase, which translates into the protein MDKIFLHGMKAETLIGVYAWEREQKQTLLLDIDIGVPPQSAASDDIADTIHYADVCQAIRQSLGHQNFMLLEALAEHVAELVLQDFGALWVRVRVVKPGILEGVRETGVEIERSAL
- a CDS encoding DUF2788 domain-containing protein encodes the protein MTEAEFSTWSLRIGLTVLVVFLGFIVWDLGKKSKAGKFGMFMLFLVLGLGVLGFVFKNVLVEMILLNKN
- the plsY gene encoding glycerol-3-phosphate 1-O-acyltransferase PlsY, whose product is MLANLLAVVAAYLIGSLSFAVIVSKIYGMDDPRTYGSGNPGATNVLRSGKKKAAALTLLGDALKGLVAVWLALALQDSLGLSDATIAAVAVAALVGHMWPVFFGFKGGKGVATALGVLLALSWPTALVCAAVWLVMAFGFKVSSLAALAATLLSPIAAYFLMPYGSWKRATLIIALLVLFRHKSNIEKLLKGEESKIGDKTD
- the metZ gene encoding O-succinylhomoserine sulfhydrylase, whose translation is MMSELHPQTLAIRGAKEQTEFNEHNQALFLTSSFMWQDAAAAEALFSGKQSGYTYSRTANPTVSAFNKRMAYLECGEQAVSTATGMAAIQAALLTFLNAGDHMIASRSLFGTTMGFIMNHVTRFGIEVTLVSPTDVAEWRAALKPNTKILFLETPSNPLGEVADLEALAKVAHDAGALLVVDNSLCTPALQQPLRFGVDLSVESATKGIDGQGRVQGGVVVGSAELMKQVQVYMNAAGISMSPFHAWVLLSGLETLAVRMNEQSRNAAQIADWLRVQPQVEKVYYAGFADHPQADLVKKQQASGGTVIGFEVKNAELAWKVIDSVKIFSRTANLGDVRSTICHPWTTTHGKMAPEEKREAGIGEGLVRLSVGLEHPDDLINDLKQALS
- a CDS encoding DNA translocase FtsK; its protein translation is MLWTVLLIILIAAIGGLLWFRHRQEREWQMEMTYLRRHQNERPDLPDNVKEAKEIRGAGPNLQNSRDTRKAAEESQAVYERTVEKLREVAPKRVRKLDALMGKLDPEEQGKLDELPIFADMQNRESGFAEVPDMDSSTQAADRLRQMLGRNPVRTSSNHLSIASYLAEHEEEQSAFSHSKHMTAFDGFESGLAMPRAVPDIVDFDMDPKMLRKPHKPAPDLPVITLEEATRSPWIDEPERPQFEQAAGYQDSASSEPRKTITLDDPAVVRTRARTLAEVNKLYIENYRPEAHEMRHLPSKHTVINETDIQTNLQWQRVSHYNRRHAQALSEHPGHQNPDTIPLEEIFFNSVRNGLPAGRRFRRASSTGHESVIPETTRIEQAQVTQVQRPRPMVAAGLNKPAAVPLYKTRNVEKPAQQPAISTPPAPNATVVEPPPVPETPKPVVDIPEPPVFNRDSHPVQAAAPVVNAHITDSPDSLIRERLISESAPEITEPVALQAGSNQVPESYETDSQNDTGLSENPVLEQASGMVPQHEHHAEHVQTGMILPDVSLLLPPQFDAAATQSEEAMLENSITIEEKLAEFKVKVKVLDAYAGPVITRYEIEPDVGVRGNAVLNLEKDLARSLGVASIRVVETIPGKTCMGLELPNPRRQVIRLSEIFNSAAFRDSSSKLTLALGQDITGQPVVTDLAKAPHLLVAGTTGSGKSVGVNAMILSMLFKASPEDVRMIMIDPKMLELSIYEGIPHLLAPVVTDMKLAANALNWCVNEMEKRYRLMSHLGVRNLAGFNQKIVEAASRGEKITNPFTLTPDDPEPLEKLPFIVVVVDEFADLMMTAGKKIEELIARLAQKARAAGIHLILATQRPSVDVITGLIKANIPTRIAFQVSSKVDSRTILDQMGAENLLGQGDMLFLPPGTGYPKRVHGAFVQDSEVHAVAEYLKQFGEPDYIDDILSAGVGGDDVFSNAPGGNNDRDELYDEAVATILRTQKPSISNLQRHLRIGYNRAATLFDMMEANGVISAAEPNGKRTILAQSSAHLD
- a CDS encoding CynX/NimT family MFS transporter, whose product is MSAAKKYTLLTIAAIFLIACCLRTPIVSMGPLVKMIQADMGSGSTLMGIIGTVPVLVFAFCSPFAAPLARRFGFEEVLIGALLALGAGIVLRTAGMSPVLMLAGTLILSVGIAMGNVLVSGVIKRSLPSHVGRFTALYSVTMSLTAALSAAVAVPVAHRVGWQMSLNMWVLPVMLALAVWLVLRVKQGHMPVAGAAEQEQVVSVWRNKLAWAISILMGMQSLLYYTFSAWLPTILADRGVSADEAGYYAMLMQMAALPAIFCVTTFSVRMRNQRLLVLSVTFLSLIGMAGLWLLPYATALWVFCLGAGVAGTFTLCLLLFVQRTDSAAEAAMLSGMAQTVGYLLAATGPVGAGWLFDKTQSWNMALAVMTLLMLVKCACGWYCARPVTLREAAGIKKG
- a CDS encoding energy-coupling factor ABC transporter permease, whose protein sequence is MNFSAEWFEPAWLYAAGCTLFLVLAATAKKAWAVLQYRPRVAAVALIWLALLWILRAGIDSGQLSGMNYHLLGMSLVTLMLGAPAALWLGALLFLPYLIITGGFSTSGVFALNALLLLLPPVLICRLLLSLVQRYLPPNLFIYIFVNGFIAAAVGMLFTGALVVAALEHSLAFPGVSLWDASFKVFFLIAWGEAFLSGILAAIFVALAPSMLATFDDTRYLRRKADIWK
- a CDS encoding ABC transporter permease subunit; amino-acid sequence: MLRYIIQRLLLLVPTLLGILAITFAIIQFVPGGPVDQMVDRLTGAGMISEAAQGSGVGINRSGNRLNAEDMAKLNALYGFDKPPLQRFGEMVAKFARFDLGESFFHHQTVLELVKEKLPVSMSLGLWTFFLTYLISVPLGIMRAVKDGTRFDALSGIVILVGYTVPAFVLGLVLLVLFGGGSFFAWFPQGGLTGSNWDELSTAGKIKDYLWHITLPITASVAGNLAVVTVLTKNVFLEEIRRQYVYTARAKGLSEKHILTKHIFRNAMIPLVTGFPAAFIGAFFTGSLLIETLFSLDGLGLLSYESVMKRDYPVVMGTLYVFTLMGLLAKLLTDISYSWVDPRIHFGGRK